The sequence CCACACGAGATGGGCTACTCACGGCAAACCCTCTGAAATCAATGCACATCCCCATAGGGCAGGAGATATCACCCTCGTGCACAACGGCATTATTGAAAACTACCTGGAACTAAAACGTGAACTGGAAGCGGCAGGGCACAAATTCGAATCGGAGACCGATACGGAAGTCATCGCCCACCTTATATGGAAAACCATTAAAACTGAAAGGGACTTTGTCACTGCCGTCAGGAAGGCCCTGGCAAAGGTCGAAGGAAGTTACGGTATCGCCGTTATGAAGGAGAGTGATCCGGGAAGACTTATTGCATCGAGAAAAGGGAGCCCCCTCATCATAGGCATGGAAGAGGGGGAAAGCTACATTGCCTCCGATATTCCGGCTATTTTATGGCGGACACGGGACGTAAAGTACCTGGAAGATGGTGATATCGCCTCGCTCAGTTACGGCCATATAGAGATTTACGACGCAAAGGGTATGAAAACGGACAGGGAAACAAAGCGGATCACCTGGGACCCCGTCATGGCCGAAAAGGGAGGCTATCGCCACTTCATGCTCAAGGAGATCTATGAACAACCGAGAGCCCTTGCTGATACGATCGGCCCAAGAATCAGGGAAGAGAGCGGAGAAATATACCTTGAAGACCTCAACATGGAAGAGGAAAAAATCAGGGAGATAAACAAAATCACTATTGTAGCCTGCGGCACATCGTGGCATGCCTCTTTAGTCGGCAAGTTTCTCATTGAAAATATTGCCGGAATACCGGTAGAAGTTGATATTGCTTCAGAATTCAGGTATCGGAAGCCCATCATCAGGGAAGGCGACCTTGTCGCCGCCGTCACGCAATCCGGTGAAACGGCCGATACTATTGCCGCCATCAAAGAAGCTAAAAACAGAGGCGCTCTCACACTTTCCATCTGTAATGTTGTGGGAAGCAGCATTGCAAGAGAGACCGATGGCGTTATCTATACCCATGCCGGACCGGAAATAGGGGTCGCATCGACAAAGGCTTTTACCACGCAAATGGCGGCCCTTTATCTGCTGGCGCTTTATCTTGCACAAACAAAAAAGAACCTGAGCAATGCCGACTTTAAGGAACACATTACGGCCCTCAAGCACCTTCCGGCCCTTACAGAAGAGGCCCTTCAGACAGATGGCGCCGTTGAAGAGATTGCCAAGGATTTTTCAAAATACCGGGATTTTCTCTACCTGGGAAGGGGCATTGAATACCCCATTGCCCTGGAAGGTGCGCTTAAGTTAAAAGAAATATCCTACGTTCATGCCGAAGGCTATCCGGCGGGAGAAATGAAACACGGCCCCATAGCGCTCATCGACGAAAACATGCCTGTCGTCATACTCGCCCCGGAAGGCGATCTTTACGATAAGGTGCTTGCCGGCCTTGAAGAAGTCAAAGCGAGAGACGGCAAGGTCATTGCCATTCTTTCTGAAGGTGACAAGGAAATATCTTCCAGGGCTGACCGTCTTGTCGAGATTCCCGGGGCATCATCCTTTATCAGTCCCTTTCTCATGACCATACCGCTCCAGTTCCTTTCCTATCATGTGGCAGTGCACCTCGGTACAGACGTAGATCAACCACGAAACCTTGCTAAGAGTGTGACCGTAGAATAATGAATAACTCCTCTCTTTCTTTAAAATATTTTATAGACAAAATAAAGGAGAGCGAGTACGCCCATATTACCATTCTGGCCGTTGCTGTCGGCGTCCTTGCCGGTTTTGGAGCCATCCTCTTTAAATATACCATCGAGGGAATCCAGTGGCTATTTTATGGCGGAGCGGGAGAGCTTTATTATGTCATTGAAAAAGCTCCCTTTTACCAAAAGCTGCTCGTTCCCTCTATTGGAGGCCTCATTGTGGGTCTCATTATCTACTTTTTTGCAAGCGAAGCAAAGGGCCACGGTGTACCGGAAGTGATGAGCGCCGTTGCGCTTCGCGGCGGTATTATCAGGCGAAGGGTAGCAGGCGCAAAAGCGATCGCCTCGGCAATCTCCATCGGCACAGGATCATCGGTGGGAAGCGAAGGTCCCATTGTGCAGATCGGTTCAGCCCTCGGTTCCGTGCTGGGCCAGTCCCTTAACTTTTCCGGTAAAAAGATGAAATCCATGGTGGCCTGCGGCGCTGCCGCCGGTATTGCAGCCATCTTTAACGCCCCCATTGCAGGAGTCATGTTTTCTCTGGAGGTTATCCTTGGCGACCTTGCCTTTTCCACCTTTTCTCCCCTCGTCATTTCAGCCGTTACTGCTACCATCATCTCCCGTGCATGGTGGGGGGACGTTCCCGTCTTTCACGTACCCAAATATGAGCTGGTAAGCCCATTGGAAATTCCCGCCTATATTATGCTGGGCCTCATTTCAGCCGTTGTTGCCGTCAGCTTCAGCAAAGCGCTCTACGGTACTGAGGATTTTTTCAATAATAAAGTTAAAATTCCTCCCTATTTTAAAGCAGCTATAGGGGGCCTTATGATCGGAGCCATCGGTATTTTTTCACCTCATATTTTTGGTGTCGGCTATCATGTCATTGACATGGCGCTTTTGGGGGAAATGCCCTTTTATCTTTTATTTGCCCTTATTTTTTTAAAAATTATTGCAACGTCATTAAGCCTCGGCAGCGGCAGTTCAGGCGGTGTATTTGCACCCTCTCTCTTCATTGGGGCGGCTACAGGCGGGGCCTTCGGCAAAATTGCCCATGCCATCTTCCCTACCCTTTCAGCGTCTTCAGGGGCCTATGCCCTCGTCGGAATGGGGGCCGTCGTTGCCGGCAGCACCTATGCACCCATCACTGCCATCATGATCATCTTCGAGATGACTTCCGATTATAAAATTATACTGCCGCTCATGCTCACATGCATCACAAGCACCCTTTTTGCCTCTTACCTTTCGAAAGAATCTATTTACACAATGAAGCTGGCAAGGCAGGGAATTAACCTGCAGGCAGGTAAAGAGGTAAACATTCTTCAAAGCATTCTCGTTAAAGAGGCCATGGCCAAAGGAGCCCAGTCCATACCTGAAAACATGACGCTGAGACAGTTCAACCAGTTTTTAACAAAAAGTAAGTACTCCAACTTTCCCGTTGTAGATGAAAACAAAATGATGACGGGAATCATCTCTTTCCAGGACTTTAAGGAGGTCATATTTGAAAGCGGCCTTGAAGACCTCATTGTTGTCAAGGAACTGGCCACGGAAAATGTTATTACCATTACGGCAGAGGAAAACCTGGACGACGCCTTCAAGAAAATAGGTACTAAAAATATTGAGCAGCTCCCCGTTGTTTCCAAAAACA comes from Deltaproteobacteria bacterium and encodes:
- the glmS gene encoding glutamine--fructose-6-phosphate transaminase (isomerizing), yielding MCGIIGYTGRSEAQPILIEGLRRLEYRGYDSAGIAVNVDGGVVIRRKEGKVSALDDDLRSSPVEGTTGIAHTRWATHGKPSEINAHPHRAGDITLVHNGIIENYLELKRELEAAGHKFESETDTEVIAHLIWKTIKTERDFVTAVRKALAKVEGSYGIAVMKESDPGRLIASRKGSPLIIGMEEGESYIASDIPAILWRTRDVKYLEDGDIASLSYGHIEIYDAKGMKTDRETKRITWDPVMAEKGGYRHFMLKEIYEQPRALADTIGPRIREESGEIYLEDLNMEEEKIREINKITIVACGTSWHASLVGKFLIENIAGIPVEVDIASEFRYRKPIIREGDLVAAVTQSGETADTIAAIKEAKNRGALTLSICNVVGSSIARETDGVIYTHAGPEIGVASTKAFTTQMAALYLLALYLAQTKKNLSNADFKEHITALKHLPALTEEALQTDGAVEEIAKDFSKYRDFLYLGRGIEYPIALEGALKLKEISYVHAEGYPAGEMKHGPIALIDENMPVVILAPEGDLYDKVLAGLEEVKARDGKVIAILSEGDKEISSRADRLVEIPGASSFISPFLMTIPLQFLSYHVAVHLGTDVDQPRNLAKSVTVE
- a CDS encoding chloride channel protein produces the protein MNNSSLSLKYFIDKIKESEYAHITILAVAVGVLAGFGAILFKYTIEGIQWLFYGGAGELYYVIEKAPFYQKLLVPSIGGLIVGLIIYFFASEAKGHGVPEVMSAVALRGGIIRRRVAGAKAIASAISIGTGSSVGSEGPIVQIGSALGSVLGQSLNFSGKKMKSMVACGAAAGIAAIFNAPIAGVMFSLEVILGDLAFSTFSPLVISAVTATIISRAWWGDVPVFHVPKYELVSPLEIPAYIMLGLISAVVAVSFSKALYGTEDFFNNKVKIPPYFKAAIGGLMIGAIGIFSPHIFGVGYHVIDMALLGEMPFYLLFALIFLKIIATSLSLGSGSSGGVFAPSLFIGAATGGAFGKIAHAIFPTLSASSGAYALVGMGAVVAGSTYAPITAIMIIFEMTSDYKIILPLMLTCITSTLFASYLSKESIYTMKLARQGINLQAGKEVNILQSILVKEAMAKGAQSIPENMTLRQFNQFLTKSKYSNFPVVDENKMMTGIISFQDFKEVIFESGLEDLIVVKELATENVITITAEENLDDAFKKIGTKNIEQLPVVSKNNPKKIVGMLSRRDIISAYNKGLLEQSLKEQ